The sequence CGGCCCTCCGGTCGGAATGACATTCGGCGGTGCATTCACCTCAATAGTCCTTGAACTGTCGCATCCACGCGGGCCAGTCTTCCGGCTCCACGCCGCCGGCTCTGGTCCACGGCCCGGCCGTATCGTATTGGGGATGCCATTTGAGCGTCCAGAGTTCCTTGAGGCCGACTTTGCGGACCGACCAGTCCATAAACAGCATGTTGATCCCGCCGCTATGTCGGTCAATACACATGGCATATCCTTCCGCCAGCACTGCCAGCGGTGAAGGGTCCGCCGGAGGTCCGTAGGGATGCTGAGGCCATGCGACGCGGTAACAGCTATCGAAGAAGACGGGCACGTTGCCCGCACCGGCCACGTCGCATCGTTCCCAGCAAGGCGGCACGCGCCAGCTTGGATCCAGCGGTCGTGGAAGGGAGTGGATGTGTCCATTGAAACCGTAGCTGGCAGGACCGTGCACCGCAATTCTTGCCCCGTCCTTTTGAACCACGCCATCCTTGCCCCATGCAGAGAATGCATCCTCAAAGGGGGGCTCGCGCACGGCCATGGGACAGAATAGGAGAGATGGATGGCCATGCCACATCGAGACAGTCTCGGGCAACCAAGGAACGCCGCCCCTGCCATCTTCCTGGAACCAACGTCCATTGTTGTCGTCGGTGTACATCTTGAAGATCAGGCCCCATTGACGGAGCTTCGCCTGGCACGCGATCGCCCTTGCCTGGTTCCTTGCACGGCGTGAGACGGGAAACAGCAAAGCCATCAGCATCGCGATGATGGAGATGACGACGAGCAGTTCGATCAGGGTAAACGCCCGCTCGCGTTTGCTTCGCTTTCTCGCGCCCATGGCTTCGCTCTCCGCCTGAGCCCAACACAGAGATTCTCACGGCGCACCGCGCCCTTGTTGGTCCCCCTTTCGCCTCTATCAACTCTCCATTATCGCATTCGGCGCCTCTCTGTCAAGAACAAAGTCCGACGCAGCCGGGGGCAGGTCGGTTCGGACGTGTCCAGTCTTTCCGGCATGCCGTAGGTCGTGCGTCCCCGCACGACACAAGGCGAGCGGGGACGCTCGCCCTACTGGCGTGTGGCAGCTCTCTGTGCCTGAATGGGGTTTGCCGTGAAATGTGCATAGACGCGCCGAGTGAATGGCGGGCGGCGAGTTTTCGCGCTTGCCTGCTATGCCGTTTCCACCATAATGGAGGTCGGCAACGCAACCGTTGAGGTGGACTCTTGCCACATTATTGTTTCGCGCATGAAGGAGCCGAACGCATGGATATGCAACGATCGTGGACCCATCGGGCGGCCTTGGCCGCGACCATTCTTTCGCTGTTCCTCGCAACCACCGGCTGCGCGACGGCGCAGCGTCCCTCCCGCCGGACCGCCGTGACCATCGTCGGCGAGGGCTTTCACATCAACGGCCGGCCCACGTACGAAGGCCGGACCTGGCGCGGCTACAAGATCGAGGGCCTGCTGATGAACGCCCGGCTGGTGCAGGGGATCTTCGACGACCTGAACCCCGAGACCGTCGAGCGCTGGGCCTATCCGGATACGGGCCGCTGGGACGCCGACCGCAACACCGACGAATTCATCGCCGCCATGCCCGAGTGGCGCCGTCACGGCCTGCTCGCCTTCACGATCAATCTCCAGGGCGGCAGCCCCGAGGGCTACAGCCGCAGCCAGCCCTGGCACAACTCCGCCATCACCGCCGACGGGGCCCTGCGCCCGGACTACATGGCCCGCCTCGCCCGGATCCTCGACCGCGCCGACGAATTGGGCATGGTCGCCATTGTGGGCGTCTTCTACTTCGGCCAGGACGAGCGGCTCGACGATGACGACGCCGTCCGCCGGGCCGTCGTCAACACCGTCGATTGGATTGCCGACCGCCGCTACACCAACGTCCTGCTCGAAATCGCCAACGAGTGCGACAATGGCGGCTATCAGCGCGAGGCGATCAAGGCCCCGCGCGTCCACGAGCTGATCGAGCTGGCCCAGCAGCGCGCCGCCGAGCGCGGCTGTCCGCTGCCGGTCAGCGTCAGCTACAACGGCGGCTCGATCCCGCGTCCCAACGTCGTCCGCGTCGCCGACTACATCCTGCTGCACGGCAACGGCGTGCGCGACCCGAACCGGATGGCTGAGATCGTCCGCACCGTCCGCGCGATGGACGAGTACAGCCCGAAGCCCATCGTCAACAACGAGGACGACCGGCCCTGGCTCGACGAGCATCAGGGCTGGGGCGACGAGGGCAACAACTTCGTCGCCTGCGTCGAGAACTACGCCTCCTGGGGCTGCTTCGATTTCCGGCAGGCCGGCGAAGACTTCGACGAAGGCTTCCAGAGCGTCCCGGTCAACTGGCAGATCAGCAGCGCCCGCAAGCAGGCCTTCTTCGACCTCCTCGCCCGCATCACCGGCGCCAGGTGACATCCGAATGAATCGTTGTACGTTTCGATCTCGTACCGTCAATTCCCGTAAGGAAACAGGCATGAAGACTCTTTGCATCATCGCCCTGATCGCGGCAACCGGTTCCGTGGGCGTTGGGGTTGAATTGCCCCGCAGCACGCCGGAGGCGCAGGGCATTTCGTCGGCGGCCGTTCTGGCGTTCATCGATGCCGCCGACGCCGACATCGACGCCCTGCACGGCTTCGTGCTCGTCCGCCACGGGCACGTCGTGGCCGAGGGCTGGTGGGCGCCGTACAACGCCGCATCGCCCCACATGCTCTATTCGCTCAGCAAGAGCTTCACCTCGACCGCCGTCGGGCTGGCCATCGCCGAGGGCAAGCTGAGCCTGGACGACCCGGTCCTGAAGTTCTTCCCCGACGCCGCACCGGCCGAGCCGAGCCACAACCTCCGAGAGATGCGGGTCCACGACCTGCTCCGCATGTCCACCGGCCATCAAACCGAGCCGCCGCGCACCGACGACCAGCCCTGGAGCAAGACGTTCCTGGCGCACCCGGTGCCGTTCAAGCCGGGCACGCATTTCCTCTACAACACCTCGGGCACATACATGCTCTCGGCCATCGTCCAGAAGGTCACGGGGCAGACCGTTCTCGATTACCTTACCCCGCGTCTGTTTGAGCCGCTGGGC comes from Anaerobaca lacustris and encodes:
- a CDS encoding type II secretion system protein, with the protein product MGARKRSKRERAFTLIELLVVISIIAMLMALLFPVSRRARNQARAIACQAKLRQWGLIFKMYTDDNNGRWFQEDGRGGVPWLPETVSMWHGHPSLLFCPMAVREPPFEDAFSAWGKDGVVQKDGARIAVHGPASYGFNGHIHSLPRPLDPSWRVPPCWERCDVAGAGNVPVFFDSCYRVAWPQHPYGPPADPSPLAVLAEGYAMCIDRHSGGINMLFMDWSVRKVGLKELWTLKWHPQYDTAGPWTRAGGVEPEDWPAWMRQFKDY